The Streptomyces sp. NBC_00440 genome contains a region encoding:
- a CDS encoding WhiB family transcriptional regulator: MGWVTDWSAQAACRTTDPDELFVQGAAQNRAKAVCTGCPVRTECLADALDNRVEFGVWGGMTERERRALLRRRPTVTSWRRLLETARTEYERSTGILPAIVADDEAFEETYAAVG; the protein is encoded by the coding sequence ATGGGCTGGGTAACTGACTGGAGTGCGCAGGCAGCCTGCCGCACTACGGATCCGGACGAACTGTTTGTACAAGGGGCAGCGCAGAACAGGGCCAAGGCGGTGTGCACCGGATGCCCGGTGCGTACGGAGTGCCTGGCCGACGCGCTCGACAACCGCGTCGAATTCGGCGTGTGGGGCGGCATGACCGAGCGGGAGCGGCGCGCACTGTTGCGCCGGCGCCCCACCGTCACCTCGTGGCGTCGGCTGCTGGAGACCGCGCGTACCGAGTACGAGCGCAGCACGGGCATCCTGCCCGCGATCGTCGCGGACGACGAAGCGTTCGAGGAGACGTACGCCGCCGTGGGGTAG
- a CDS encoding ArsA family ATPase gives MTLDSVPLLDIDPLLDDPATRIIVCCGSGGVGKTTTAAALGVRAAERGRRAVVLTIDPARRLAQSMGIDSLDNIPRRVAGIKATGDGELHAMMLDMKRTFDEIVEAHADGERAAAILNNPFYQSLSAGFAGTQEYMAMEKLGQLRARDEWDLIVVDTPPSRSALDFLDAPKRLGSFLDGKFIRLLMAPAKVGGRAGMKFLNVGMSMMTGTLGKLLGGQFLRDVQTFVTAMDTMFGGFRTRADATYRLLQAPGTAFLVVAAPERDALREAAYFVERLAADGMPLAGLVLNRVHGSGAARLTAERALAAAENLDDSGIVDQEAGNEAVRDSTGPSPEPGTAEHAELSQPPEDTEHTENAEHTEHAENPENTATFTAAHTAKATAKPTATFTTPSAATSPEADTPESTPEPAQAVPEPTVDALTAGLLRLHAERMQVLAREQRTRDRFTALHPEVAVAEVAALPGDVHDLAGLRAIGDRLATGRSPA, from the coding sequence ATGACCCTGGACAGCGTGCCTCTCCTCGACATCGACCCGCTGCTGGACGACCCGGCCACCCGCATCATCGTGTGCTGCGGCTCCGGCGGCGTGGGCAAGACCACGACCGCGGCCGCGCTGGGGGTGCGGGCGGCCGAGCGCGGGCGCCGGGCCGTCGTGCTGACCATCGATCCGGCGCGCAGGCTCGCCCAGTCCATGGGCATCGACTCGCTCGACAACATCCCGCGCCGGGTGGCGGGCATCAAGGCCACCGGCGACGGTGAACTGCACGCCATGATGCTGGACATGAAGCGGACGTTCGACGAGATCGTCGAGGCGCACGCGGACGGCGAGCGGGCCGCCGCCATCCTGAACAACCCCTTCTACCAGTCGCTCTCCGCGGGCTTCGCCGGTACGCAGGAGTACATGGCGATGGAGAAGCTGGGCCAGCTGCGGGCCCGGGACGAGTGGGACCTGATCGTCGTGGACACCCCGCCGTCGCGGTCGGCGCTCGACTTCCTGGACGCGCCGAAGCGGCTCGGGTCGTTCCTCGACGGCAAGTTCATCCGGCTGCTGATGGCCCCGGCGAAGGTCGGAGGCCGGGCCGGGATGAAGTTCCTGAACGTCGGCATGTCGATGATGACCGGCACGCTCGGCAAGCTGCTGGGGGGCCAGTTCCTGCGCGACGTGCAGACCTTCGTCACGGCGATGGACACCATGTTCGGCGGCTTCCGCACCCGCGCCGATGCCACGTACCGGCTGCTCCAGGCGCCCGGCACCGCCTTCCTGGTGGTCGCCGCGCCGGAGCGGGACGCGCTGCGGGAGGCCGCGTACTTCGTGGAGCGGCTGGCCGCCGACGGAATGCCGCTGGCCGGGCTCGTACTCAACAGGGTGCACGGCAGCGGGGCCGCGCGGCTCACGGCGGAGCGGGCGCTGGCCGCCGCGGAAAATCTTGACGACAGCGGCATTGTGGATCAGGAGGCCGGGAATGAAGCAGTTCGTGACTCCACGGGCCCCTCCCCCGAGCCCGGAACCGCGGAGCACGCAGAGCTTTCACAGCCCCCTGAGGACACTGAGCACACCGAGAACGCTGAACACACTGAGCACGCTGAGAACCCCGAGAACACAGCGACATTCACAGCGGCACACACCGCGAAAGCCACCGCGAAACCCACCGCGACTTTCACAACGCCGTCCGCAGCGACATCCCCGGAGGCCGACACACCAGAATCCACACCGGAGCCGGCGCAAGCCGTGCCGGAGCCGACGGTCGATGCACTGACCGCCGGCCTGCTCCGACTGCACGCCGAGCGCATGCAGGTGCTCGCCCGTGAGCAGCGCACCCGCGACCGTTTCACCGCGCTCCACCCCGAGGTGGCCGTGGCCGAGGTGGCCGCGCTGCCCGGCGACGTCCATGACCTGGCGGGGCTCCGGGCCATCGGTGACCGCCTCGCGACCGGTCGTTCTCCGGCCTGA
- a CDS encoding ArsA family ATPase, whose translation MSRLQVVSGKGGTGKTTVAAALALALATEGKRTLLVEVEGRQGIAQLFETEAFPYEERKIAVAPGGGEVYALAIDAERALLDYLQMFYKLGSAGRALKKLGAIDFATTIAPGVRDVLLTGKACEAVRRKNKQGRFAYDHIVMDAPPTGRITRFLNVNDEVAGLAKIGPIHNQAQAVMRVLKSPETAVHLVTLLEEMPVQETTDGIAELRAADLPVGNVIVNMVRPALLDEQTVRTVSGDRRKEVARALTRAGVSGAAKLVTPLLAEAVDHAERVELEREQRAVLAELELPTYELPLLGDGMDLAGLYQLATELRRHTTS comes from the coding sequence GTGAGCAGGCTTCAGGTCGTGAGTGGCAAGGGCGGGACCGGAAAGACCACGGTCGCCGCCGCGCTGGCGCTTGCCCTCGCGACGGAGGGCAAGCGCACTCTCCTCGTCGAGGTGGAGGGCCGGCAGGGCATCGCCCAGCTCTTCGAGACGGAGGCGTTCCCGTACGAGGAGCGGAAGATCGCCGTGGCACCCGGCGGCGGGGAGGTGTACGCCCTCGCGATCGACGCCGAACGCGCCCTGCTCGACTACCTGCAGATGTTCTACAAGCTGGGCAGCGCGGGCCGGGCCCTGAAGAAGCTCGGCGCGATCGACTTCGCCACGACCATCGCACCCGGCGTACGGGACGTGCTCCTCACCGGCAAGGCCTGCGAGGCCGTACGCCGCAAGAACAAGCAGGGTCGTTTCGCCTACGACCACATCGTCATGGACGCGCCGCCGACGGGCCGCATCACCCGTTTCCTCAACGTCAACGACGAGGTGGCAGGGCTCGCGAAGATCGGGCCCATACACAACCAGGCCCAGGCCGTGATGCGCGTCCTCAAGTCCCCCGAGACTGCGGTGCACTTGGTGACGCTGCTCGAAGAGATGCCGGTGCAGGAGACCACGGACGGCATCGCCGAGCTGCGCGCTGCCGACCTCCCCGTGGGCAACGTCATCGTGAACATGGTCCGCCCGGCGCTCCTGGACGAGCAGACCGTACGGACCGTGTCGGGCGACCGCCGCAAGGAGGTGGCCAGGGCGCTGACCCGCGCGGGCGTCAGCGGCGCGGCGAAGCTGGTGACCCCGCTGCTCGCCGAGGCCGTCGACCACGCGGAGCGGGTGGAGCTGGAGCGCGAACAGCGCGCCGTACTGGCGGAACTGGAGCTCCCCACCTACGAACTCCCGCTGCTCGGCGACGGAATGGACCTGGCCGGGCTCTATCAGCTGGCGACGGAACTGCGGAGGCACACCACGTCATGA
- a CDS encoding DUF4177 domain-containing protein — MAKWEYATVPLLVHATKQILDTWGEDGWELVQVVPGPNNPEQLVAYLKREKSA; from the coding sequence ATGGCCAAATGGGAATACGCGACTGTGCCGCTGCTGGTGCACGCGACGAAGCAGATTCTGGACACCTGGGGCGAGGACGGCTGGGAGCTCGTCCAGGTCGTGCCCGGACCGAACAACCCCGAGCAGCTCGTGGCGTACCTCAAGCGGGAGAAGTCCGCATGA
- a CDS encoding RidA family protein encodes MSGVVEARLTELGLTLPDVVPPLAAYQPAVQSGVYVYTAGQLPMVEGKLPLVGKVGAEVTAEDAKDLARTCALNALAAVKSVAGDLDRVERVVKVVGFVASAPDFTGQPGVLNGASELLGEVLGDRGVHARSAVGVAVLPLDAPVEVEIQVELKA; translated from the coding sequence ATGAGCGGGGTCGTCGAAGCGCGCCTGACCGAGCTGGGACTGACGCTTCCGGACGTCGTACCGCCGCTGGCCGCGTACCAGCCGGCCGTGCAGTCCGGTGTGTACGTGTACACGGCGGGCCAGCTGCCGATGGTGGAGGGCAAGCTTCCGCTGGTCGGGAAGGTCGGCGCCGAGGTCACGGCCGAGGACGCGAAGGACCTGGCGCGTACGTGCGCGCTGAACGCGCTGGCGGCGGTGAAGTCGGTCGCCGGTGACCTGGACCGTGTCGAGCGGGTCGTGAAGGTCGTGGGATTCGTGGCGTCGGCCCCGGACTTCACCGGTCAGCCGGGCGTGCTCAACGGTGCGAGCGAGCTGCTGGGCGAGGTCCTGGGCGACCGCGGGGTCCATGCGCGCAGCGCGGTGGGCGTCGCGGTGCTGCCGCTGGACGCGCCGGTCGAGGTGGAGATCCAGGTCGAGCTGAAGGCTTGA
- a CDS encoding NUDIX hydrolase, which yields MSQGQSYPPEWPDRIRALAAGELTAVAPRRAATVMLLRDTAAGPAVHMLRRRASMAFAGGAYAYPGGGVDPRDDDRPVGWAGPPRDVWAARLGVDAASAQAIVCAAVRETYEEAGVLLAGETASTVVGDLSGDDWEADRAALVDRELSFADFLDRRGLVLRSDLLGAWARWITPEFEPKRYDTWFFAAALPAGQRTRNASTEADRTVWVRPEEAAAAYDKGELLMMPPTISTLRSLQPYATVADTLAGAAAQELTPVLARARLEAGELVLSWPGHDEFTRRLPATGTPE from the coding sequence ATGTCCCAAGGTCAGTCGTACCCGCCGGAATGGCCCGACCGTATCCGTGCCCTGGCGGCCGGCGAGCTCACCGCCGTCGCGCCGCGCAGAGCCGCGACCGTCATGCTGCTGCGCGACACCGCGGCCGGTCCCGCCGTGCACATGCTGCGCAGACGCGCCTCCATGGCATTCGCCGGAGGCGCGTACGCGTATCCGGGCGGCGGGGTGGACCCCCGCGACGACGACCGCCCGGTCGGCTGGGCCGGGCCGCCGCGCGATGTATGGGCCGCGCGGCTCGGCGTCGACGCGGCATCCGCCCAGGCCATCGTCTGCGCAGCCGTCCGGGAGACGTACGAGGAGGCCGGTGTGCTGCTCGCGGGCGAGACCGCTTCCACCGTCGTCGGCGACCTCTCCGGCGACGACTGGGAGGCGGACCGCGCCGCGCTCGTCGACCGCGAACTCTCCTTCGCGGACTTTCTGGACCGGCGGGGGCTCGTCCTCCGCTCCGACCTGCTGGGCGCGTGGGCGCGCTGGATCACGCCGGAGTTCGAGCCGAAGCGGTACGACACCTGGTTCTTCGCGGCCGCGCTGCCCGCCGGGCAGCGGACCCGCAACGCCTCGACCGAGGCGGACCGCACGGTCTGGGTCCGGCCGGAGGAGGCGGCAGCGGCGTACGACAAGGGGGAGTTGCTGATGATGCCCCCGACGATCTCGACGCTCCGTTCGCTCCAGCCGTACGCGACCGTGGCCGACACCCTGGCGGGTGCGGCGGCGCAGGAACTCACCCCGGTGCTGGCACGGGCCCGGCTGGAGGCCGGTGAGCTGGTGCTGAGCTGGCCGGGTCATGATGAGTTCACCCGGCGGCTTCCGGCGACCGGGACGCCGGAATGA
- a CDS encoding MBL fold metallo-hydrolase, with the protein MSDAAALPGQPRGGVLSGPATARAVNVLAPNASAMTLDGTNTWIIAEPDSDLAVVIDPGPLDDTHLKAVVATAAGAGKRVALTLLTHGHPDHAEGAARFAELTRTSVRALDPALRLGDEGLGAGDVITTGGLELRVVPTPGHTADSLCFHLPADRAVLTGDTVLGRGTTVVAHPDGRLGDYLDSLRRLRSLTVDDGVHTVLPGHGPVLEDAQGAVDFYLAHRAHRLAQVETAAEKGFTTASEVVAQVYADVDRSLWPAAEMSVRAQLEYLREHGLI; encoded by the coding sequence GTGAGTGATGCCGCAGCCCTCCCCGGCCAGCCCAGGGGCGGGGTCCTGTCCGGGCCCGCCACCGCACGGGCGGTGAATGTCCTGGCGCCGAACGCCTCCGCGATGACGCTCGACGGCACCAACACCTGGATCATCGCCGAGCCGGACTCCGACCTGGCCGTCGTCATCGACCCGGGACCGCTCGACGACACCCATCTCAAGGCCGTCGTCGCGACGGCGGCAGGGGCGGGCAAGCGCGTCGCGCTGACGCTCCTGACGCACGGCCACCCGGACCACGCGGAGGGCGCGGCGCGGTTCGCCGAGCTGACGCGTACGTCCGTACGGGCGCTGGACCCCGCGCTGCGCCTCGGCGACGAGGGACTGGGCGCCGGGGACGTCATCACCACCGGCGGCCTGGAACTGCGGGTCGTACCGACGCCGGGCCACACCGCGGACTCGCTCTGCTTCCATCTGCCGGCCGACCGGGCGGTGCTGACGGGCGACACGGTCCTGGGCCGGGGCACGACGGTGGTCGCGCATCCGGACGGCCGGCTCGGCGACTACCTGGACTCGCTGCGGCGGCTGCGCTCGCTGACGGTGGACGACGGGGTGCACACGGTGCTTCCGGGGCACGGGCCGGTGCTGGAGGACGCGCAGGGGGCCGTCGACTTCTACCTCGCGCACCGCGCCCACCGGCTCGCCCAGGTGGAGACGGCGGCCGAGAAGGGCTTCACGACGGCTTCGGAGGTCGTCGCGCAGGTGTACGCGGATGTCGACCGGTCGCTCTGGCCCGCGGCTGAGATGTCGGTGCGGGCGCAGCTGGAGTATCTGCGGGAGCACGGGCTGATCTGA
- a CDS encoding Crp/Fnr family transcriptional regulator — translation MDDVLRRAPLFAALDDEQAAELRASMSEVTLARGDALFHEGDPGDRLYVVTEGKVKLHRTSPDGRENMLAVLGPGELIGELSLFDPGPRTATASALTEVKLLGLGHGDLQPWLNVRPEVATALLRAVARRLRKTNDQMSDLVFSDVPGRVARALLDLSRRFGVQSEEGIHVVHDLTQEELAQLVGASRETVNKALADFAGRGWLRLEARAVILLDVERLAKRSR, via the coding sequence GTGGACGACGTTCTGCGGCGCGCCCCGCTCTTCGCGGCGCTCGATGACGAGCAGGCCGCTGAGCTGCGCGCCTCGATGAGTGAGGTGACGCTCGCCCGCGGCGACGCCCTCTTCCACGAGGGCGACCCCGGCGACCGCCTCTATGTGGTCACCGAGGGCAAGGTGAAGCTGCACCGCACTTCCCCCGACGGCCGCGAGAACATGCTGGCCGTTCTCGGCCCCGGCGAGCTGATCGGCGAGCTGTCCCTCTTCGACCCGGGCCCGCGTACCGCCACGGCGTCGGCGCTGACCGAGGTCAAGCTGCTCGGCCTGGGCCACGGCGACCTCCAGCCCTGGCTGAATGTCCGCCCCGAGGTGGCCACGGCGCTGCTGCGCGCGGTCGCCCGCCGTCTGCGCAAGACCAACGACCAGATGTCCGACCTGGTCTTCTCGGACGTTCCCGGCCGGGTCGCCCGCGCGCTCCTCGACCTGTCGCGCCGCTTCGGTGTGCAGTCGGAGGAGGGCATCCACGTGGTCCACGACCTCACCCAGGAAGAGCTGGCCCAGCTGGTCGGCGCCTCCCGCGAGACGGTCAACAAGGCCCTCGCGGACTTCGCGGGCCGCGGCTGGCTGCGGCTGGAGGCCCGTGCGGTGATCCTGCTGGACGTGGAGCGCCTCGCGAAGCGGTCCCGCTAG
- the nth gene encoding endonuclease III: MAEAAGPAKEAGKQVARTAAKRAAPARKTTAAAAKKAVVAKKAVATKKTVPAKKTVPAKKAAPARTAAPAKKAALAEKAAPVEKAAVAKKAPAAKKPASAKKTAPAKKSAPAKKAAPAKKSGPAPEAVRIPKSESHAALVRRARRINSELAEVYPYAHPELDFENPFELLVATVLSAQTTDLRVNQTTPALFAKFPTPEDMAAADPEELEQILRPTGFFRAKAKSVLGLSTAIRDNFGGEVPGRLEDLVSLPGVGRKTANVVLGNAFGVPGITVDTHFGRLVRRWKWTEQQDPEKVEAEICALFPKSDWTMLSHRVVFHGRRICHARKPACGACPIAPLCPSYGEGETDPEKARKLLKYEKGGRPGQRLKPPADYPGQPAPPMAAG, from the coding sequence ATGGCAGAGGCGGCTGGGCCGGCGAAGGAAGCCGGGAAGCAGGTTGCGAGAACGGCCGCGAAGAGGGCCGCACCCGCAAGGAAGACCACGGCCGCAGCAGCAAAGAAGGCTGTGGTGGCCAAGAAGGCTGTCGCCACGAAGAAAACCGTCCCGGCGAAGAAAACCGTCCCGGCGAAAAAGGCTGCGCCCGCCAGGACGGCTGCGCCCGCCAAAAAGGCTGCGCTTGCCGAGAAAGCTGCGCCCGTTGAGAAGGCGGCGGTAGCGAAAAAGGCCCCGGCGGCGAAAAAGCCCGCGTCAGCGAAGAAGACCGCGCCCGCCAAGAAGTCCGCGCCCGCCAAGAAAGCTGCCCCCGCCAAGAAGTCCGGGCCCGCGCCCGAGGCTGTCCGGATTCCCAAGTCCGAGTCCCACGCCGCCCTGGTCCGCCGGGCGCGCCGGATCAACAGTGAGCTGGCCGAGGTCTACCCGTACGCCCATCCCGAGCTCGACTTCGAGAACCCCTTCGAGCTGCTGGTCGCGACGGTCCTCTCCGCCCAGACCACCGACCTCCGGGTCAACCAGACGACGCCCGCGCTCTTCGCGAAGTTCCCGACGCCGGAGGACATGGCGGCGGCGGACCCCGAGGAACTGGAGCAGATCCTGCGGCCGACCGGGTTCTTCCGGGCGAAGGCGAAGTCGGTCCTGGGGCTTTCCACCGCCATCAGGGACAACTTCGGCGGCGAGGTGCCGGGCCGGCTGGAGGACCTGGTGTCGCTGCCCGGAGTCGGGCGGAAAACGGCAAATGTTGTTCTCGGTAATGCTTTTGGAGTCCCTGGAATTACCGTGGACACCCATTTCGGGCGACTGGTGCGCCGCTGGAAATGGACCGAGCAGCAGGACCCGGAGAAGGTCGAGGCGGAGATCTGCGCGCTCTTCCCGAAGAGCGACTGGACGATGCTCTCGCACCGGGTCGTCTTCCACGGCCGCCGGATCTGCCACGCCCGTAAACCGGCCTGCGGTGCCTGTCCGATCGCCCCGCTCTGCCCTTCGTACGGTGAGGGCGAGACGGACCCGGAGAAGGCGCGGAAGCTGCTGAAGTACGAGAAGGGCGGCCGGCCCGGCCAGCGGCTGAAGCCCCCGGCGGACTATCCCGGGCAGCCGGCCCCACCGATGGCGGCCGGGTGA
- a CDS encoding NUDIX hydrolase → MTRAGERHTGRTQESPVAVTQSGLPGWLAPVARAADTVRPEQLSRFLPPEGGGGRQSAVLILFGEGPAGPELLLMERASSLRSHAGQPSFPGGSLDPGDGDPQTTGPLRAALREAQEETGLEPAGVQLFGVLPRLYIPVSGFVVTPVLGWWREPTPVRAVDSGETARVFTVPVADLTDPANRVTSVHPRGHQGPAFLVESALVWGFTAGVIDRILHFAGWERPWDRSRQVPLDWRA, encoded by the coding sequence ATGACGCGCGCTGGAGAGAGACACACGGGCCGGACTCAGGAGAGTCCGGTCGCCGTGACGCAGTCCGGGCTGCCCGGATGGCTGGCGCCCGTGGCGCGTGCGGCCGATACGGTGCGCCCCGAGCAGCTCAGCCGGTTCCTGCCGCCCGAGGGCGGTGGCGGGCGGCAGTCCGCTGTGCTGATCCTCTTCGGCGAGGGCCCGGCCGGGCCCGAGCTGCTGCTGATGGAGCGGGCCTCCAGCCTGCGCTCCCACGCGGGACAGCCCTCCTTCCCCGGTGGCTCCCTCGACCCCGGGGACGGGGATCCGCAGACCACCGGCCCGCTGCGGGCGGCGCTGCGCGAGGCCCAGGAGGAGACCGGCCTCGAACCAGCGGGCGTGCAGCTCTTCGGTGTGCTGCCCCGGCTCTACATCCCGGTGAGCGGCTTCGTCGTGACGCCGGTGCTCGGCTGGTGGCGCGAGCCCACTCCGGTACGGGCCGTGGACAGCGGGGAGACGGCCCGGGTCTTCACGGTTCCCGTGGCGGATCTCACTGACCCGGCCAACCGGGTGACGAGTGTCCACCCGCGCGGTCACCAGGGCCCAGCATTTCTGGTCGAATCCGCCCTGGTCTGGGGCTTCACGGCCGGAGTGATCGACCGGATTCTGCATTTCGCGGGCTGGGAGCGCCCCTGGGACCGCTCCAGACAGGTCCCGCTCGACTGGCGCGCATGA
- a CDS encoding MarP family serine protease yields the protein MNVLDILLLLAAVWFAVIGYRQGFVVGILSVIGFLGGGIVAVYVLPIIWDELTEKSEVSTTATVVAVIIVIVCASVGQALTTHLGNKLRRFITWSPARALDATGGALVNVVAMLLVAWLIGSALAGTTLPTLGKEVRTSKVLIGVSRVVPSQASTWFTDFTSVLAQNGFPQVFSPFANEPITNVKAPDPALANSPVVTSARKSIVKVVGTATGCSKVLEGSGFVFGNHRVMTNAHVVGGVSEPTVQIGGEGKLYDAKVVLYDWSRDIAVLDVPDLHAPALKFTDTHHDAHTNDSAIVAGFPENGGYDVRSARVRARINASGPDIYHRGTVTRDVYSLYTTVRQGNSGGPLLTPDGKVYGVVFAKSLDDSKTGYALSADEIRQDIAQGRTASQQVDTQGCAL from the coding sequence GTGAACGTGCTGGACATCCTGCTGCTGCTGGCCGCTGTGTGGTTCGCGGTCATCGGTTACCGCCAGGGTTTCGTCGTCGGCATCCTGTCGGTGATCGGCTTTCTCGGGGGCGGCATCGTCGCCGTCTACGTACTGCCCATCATCTGGGACGAGCTCACGGAGAAGTCCGAAGTCTCCACGACGGCCACGGTCGTCGCGGTCATCATCGTGATCGTGTGCGCCTCGGTCGGCCAGGCCCTCACCACCCACCTGGGCAACAAACTGCGCCGCTTCATCACCTGGTCACCCGCGCGCGCCCTGGATGCCACCGGCGGCGCCCTGGTGAACGTGGTGGCCATGCTGCTGGTCGCCTGGCTGATCGGATCGGCCCTGGCCGGTACGACGCTGCCCACCCTCGGCAAGGAGGTCCGTACCTCCAAGGTGCTCATCGGGGTCTCCCGGGTGGTGCCGTCGCAGGCCAGCACCTGGTTCACGGACTTCACATCCGTCCTCGCGCAGAACGGCTTCCCCCAGGTCTTCAGCCCGTTCGCCAATGAACCGATCACCAACGTCAAGGCGCCCGACCCGGCCCTGGCCAACAGTCCGGTCGTGACGAGCGCCAGGAAGTCCATCGTCAAGGTCGTCGGCACGGCGACCGGGTGCAGCAAGGTCCTGGAGGGCTCCGGCTTCGTCTTCGGCAACCACAGGGTGATGACCAACGCCCACGTCGTCGGCGGCGTCAGCGAACCGACCGTGCAGATCGGCGGCGAGGGCAAGCTGTACGACGCGAAGGTCGTGCTCTACGACTGGTCACGCGACATCGCCGTCCTGGACGTGCCGGACCTGCACGCGCCCGCGCTGAAGTTCACCGACACCCACCACGACGCCCACACCAATGACAGCGCGATCGTCGCCGGCTTCCCCGAGAACGGCGGCTACGACGTCCGCTCCGCCCGCGTCCGCGCCCGGATCAACGCCAGCGGCCCAGACATCTACCACCGCGGGACGGTCACCCGCGACGTCTACTCCCTCTACACGACCGTCCGGCAGGGCAACTCCGGCGGCCCCCTGTTGACCCCCGACGGCAAGGTGTACGGGGTGGTCTTCGCCAAATCGCTCGACGACAGCAAGACCGGGTACGCGCTCTCGGCCGACGAGATCCGCCAGGACATCGCCCAGGGCCGCACCGCGAGCCAGCAGGTGGACACTCAGGGGTGCGCGTTGTGA
- a CDS encoding 6-phospho-beta-glucosidase: MKLTILGGGGFRVPLVYGALLRDHAAGRVTHLTLHDLDPARLAAVARVLADQAADVPDAPEVRTTTDLDDALRGADFVFSAIRVGGLAGRAADERVALAEGVLGQETVGAGGIAYGLRTVPVAVDIARRVARLAPDAWVINFTNPAGLVTEAMAAHLGRRVVGICDSPVGLGRRVARVLGADPGSARLDYVGLNHLGWLRGLYVDEQDVLPRLFDDERLLTSFEEGRLFGAEWLRSIRSVPNEYLHYYYFNRETVAAYQQAEQTRGAFLHDQQARFYDEMAHPSTPALAAWDRTRAEREATYMAENREAAGAGEREADDLESGGYENVALALMRAIARDESATLILNVPNGNVLGGSAPNGSAPAGSSPSGSGIGMGTGIGSSGASGGGRTLAVLDEAAVIEVPCRVDANGPRPLPVSQLSGHEAALVSAVKAVERSVLEAAESGSARAAVRAFALHPLVDSVNVAGRLLDGYRDVHPGLGYLTKS; the protein is encoded by the coding sequence GTGAAGCTCACGATTCTCGGCGGCGGCGGATTCCGGGTGCCGCTGGTGTACGGGGCGCTGCTGCGCGACCACGCGGCGGGCCGGGTCACCCACCTCACGCTCCACGACCTCGACCCCGCCAGGCTGGCGGCCGTGGCCCGTGTTCTCGCCGACCAGGCGGCGGACGTACCGGATGCGCCCGAGGTCCGTACCACCACCGACCTCGACGACGCCCTCCGCGGCGCCGACTTCGTCTTCTCCGCGATCCGGGTCGGCGGGCTCGCGGGCCGTGCGGCCGACGAGCGGGTGGCGCTGGCCGAGGGCGTCCTCGGCCAGGAGACCGTCGGCGCGGGCGGTATCGCGTACGGACTCCGTACGGTCCCGGTCGCCGTCGACATCGCCCGCAGGGTCGCCCGGCTCGCCCCGGACGCCTGGGTCATCAACTTCACCAACCCGGCGGGTCTTGTCACCGAGGCGATGGCCGCCCACCTCGGCCGCCGGGTCGTCGGGATCTGTGACTCGCCGGTCGGTCTCGGCCGCAGGGTCGCCCGGGTCCTCGGCGCGGACCCCGGGTCGGCGCGGCTCGACTATGTGGGGCTGAACCATCTGGGCTGGCTGCGCGGTCTGTACGTGGACGAGCAGGACGTGCTGCCCCGGCTGTTCGACGACGAGCGGCTGCTGACCTCCTTCGAGGAGGGCCGGCTGTTCGGGGCGGAGTGGCTGCGCTCGATCCGCTCGGTACCCAACGAGTATCTGCACTACTACTACTTCAACCGCGAGACGGTCGCCGCCTATCAGCAGGCGGAGCAGACCCGCGGCGCCTTCCTGCACGACCAGCAGGCCCGGTTCTACGACGAGATGGCGCACCCGTCGACGCCCGCGCTCGCGGCCTGGGACCGTACCCGTGCCGAGCGCGAGGCGACGTACATGGCGGAGAACCGCGAGGCCGCAGGGGCGGGCGAACGGGAGGCCGACGACCTGGAGTCGGGCGGGTACGAGAACGTCGCACTGGCTCTGATGCGGGCCATCGCGCGGGACGAGAGCGCCACGCTGATCCTGAACGTCCCCAATGGCAACGTACTTGGCGGCAGCGCACCCAACGGCAGCGCACCCGCTGGAAGCTCACCCAGCGGTAGTGGCATCGGCATGGGCACTGGCATCGGCAGCTCCGGCGCCTCCGGTGGCGGTCGTACGCTCGCCGTGCTCGATGAGGCCGCCGTCATCGAAGTCCCGTGCCGGGTCGACGCGAACGGCCCCCGCCCGCTGCCGGTTTCACAGCTGTCGGGCCATGAGGCGGCTCTGGTGTCAGCGGTGAAGGCGGTGGAGCGCTCCGTACTGGAAGCGGCGGAGAGCGGATCGGCGCGGGCCGCGGTGCGGGCATTCGCCCTGCATCCGCTGGTCGACTCCGTGAATGTGGCGGGAAGGCTGCTCGACGGCTACCGGGACGTGCACCCGGGCCTCGGCTACCTCACGAAGAGCTGA